The following are encoded together in the Coffea arabica cultivar ET-39 chromosome 1c, Coffea Arabica ET-39 HiFi, whole genome shotgun sequence genome:
- the LOC113741678 gene encoding uncharacterized protein has translation MDFKTCICSILDKLQLVMEKRYFCQPHHVLQVHYLTVELRLVKTFVLCSRRLAYSSGVEDSVHGEAYRFYKLLLGSEDGLPPSDLAAAVSGFRETLMDCKHKISEALPRYEARPPGVVKKLCGAVVLSAAHLCYIYYLFLDDGSQAFDELRLKITESVENIKHAYQQVRLACFGVLQSGSSSLIVSTQTDRFIVGNFVSSLLANLFELLLNSPSCFNRSLKHHLKILYEGLQFLSIILQKQQEKYDGLPRRTKDLIGAVVEDAAIVIFSLYQKKIREASTKETDVKLFCLLYKIKLIKAEVEEQHPVDLRFNFPTTSELGFIDLLLQKLKELASSKVDPLAFARDGAGFLKTYLKKTEEDSRRSLKQEVPKGLRLPWLNEMEQHDLQHKLQLQRLKKDISFLRSFLKNYLEQHSRKDNLNLQTMQDGLLFLRSWLENHGEQCNQHKELQALWSRVIEVAYEAEFVFDSLIVGDISFYSLLLFDKITQKVKLLKGEALKIHDKNYVFKSLTAITSCLNCSPTTRSKWSGSNKELSTDHGSKSRPRPRRLGRVVTVSAPTDTIP, from the exons ATGGACTTCAAGACTTGCATCTGTTCAATCTTGGACAAGCTGCAGTTGGTTATGGAAAAGAGATATTTTTGCCAACCTCATCATGTTTTGCAAGTGCATTACCTGACGGTGGAGTTAAGACTGGTGAAAACATTTGTCCTGTGTTCAAGGAGATTGGCGTACTCTTCCGGAGTTGAAGACTCTGTTCATGGAGAAGCTTACAGGTTTTACAAGCTGCTTCTTGGGTCAGAGGATGGATTGCCCCCCAGCGACTTGGCTGCAGCGGTCTCTGGTTTCCGAGAAACTCTAATGGATTGTAAACATAAAATAAGCGAAGC TTTGCCACGCTACGAGGCAAGGCCCCCCGGGGTAGTGAAGAAGCTTTGTGGAGCTGTGGTTCTATCTGCAGCACATCTTTGTTATATTTACTATTTGTTTTTAGATGATGGTAGTCAAGCATTTGATGAACTTAGATTGAAGATTACTGAATCAGTAGAGAACATCAAGCATGCTTATCAGCAAGTCCGTTTGGCTTGCTTTGGCGTCTTGCAATCTGGATCATCTTCGCTCATTGTGTCCACCCAGACCGATAGGTTTATAGTGGGGAATTTTGTAAGTTCACTTCTAGCAAATCTATTTGAGTTACTACTAAATTCTCCTTCCTGTTTTAATAGATCTCTTAAGCATCACTTGAAGATACTCTACGAGGGGCTTCAATTCCTGAGCATCATTCTCCAAAAGCAGCAAGAGAAGTATGATGGACTACCTCGAAGAACCAAGGATCTTATTGGAGCTGTGGTCGAAGATGCTGCAATTGTAATTTTCTCACTTTATCAGAAGAAAATCCGAGAAGCTTCGACCAAGGAAACAGATGTTAAGCTCTTTTGTTTACTGTACAAGATTAAGCTTATTAAGGCAGAAGTTGAGGAACAGCATCCTGTCGATTTAAGGTTTAACTTTCCTACGACCAGTGAACTGGGGTTTATCGATCTTCTCCTACAAAAATTGAAGGAACTGGCAAGCAGTAAAGTGGATCCACTTGCTTTTGCTAGGGATGGAGCTGGCTTCTTAAAAACGTACTTGAAGAAGACCGAGGAAGATTCCCGAAGGTCTTTAAAGCAGGAAGTTCCAAAAGGGCTCCGATTACCTTGGCTGAATGAGATGGAGCAGCACGACCTGCAACACAAGCTCCAACTTCAAAGATTGAAAAAAGATATTTCATTCTTAAGatcatttttgaaaaattatttggAGCAGCACAGCCGGAAAGACAATCTCAACCTTCAAACAATGCAAGATGGTCTTTTATTCTTAAGATCGTGGTTGGAGAATCATGGGGAGCAATGCAATCAGCACAAAGAACTTCAAGCCCTTTGGAGTCGTGTTATAGAGGTAGCATATGAAGCAGAGTTTGTTTTTGACTCCTTAATAGTTGGAGATATATCATTTTATTCCCTGCTATTATTTGATAAGATCACACAAAAAGTTAAGCTTCTTAAAGGTGAAGCCCTGAAGATTCATGACAAAAATTATGTCTTCAAATCCCTGACAGCTATCACAAG TTGTTTAAATTGTTCCCCaacaacaagaagcaagtggagTGGCAGTAACAAAGAGCTTAGTACTGATCATGGTTCGAAGTCTCGGCCGAGACCGAggcgactcggccgagtcgtcaccgtctcgGCCCCTACCGATACGATACCGTGA
- the LOC113741687 gene encoding putative late blight resistance protein homolog R1B-16, with protein MQLDMLSIVGMPGIGKTTLAQKVYHDPSVTSHFHVRAWCCISQTYSKRDLLSEILACIDQKAQFSEMKEDDDLADIIRKNLKGKKYLIFLDDVWDIELLTDDESWELLQTNVANAREEVYPPELNVLGRKIARNCKGLPLSIVIISGILATLDQAGWVEVLNSLSSNIVCDTDQCKSILELSYIHLPDHLKPCLLYFGAFREDQAIPTQRLKWLWIAEGFVQKNESKSPEEIAEGYITSLIKRSLVTVGKQRSLGGVKTCHIHDLLHVFCKGKAKHINFLQLSKEAFDGPHHLRRLSYGSDLKYIAKSRIFFTRIRSLLLRCNYFSSKDTDYMLSFVFVLKLLRVLDLGNTEIGYTFPSELCLLVHLRYLAVKFQGRKLKIPSSLANLSNLETLLLTVHCFDRAHCLLPDALWNMQKLRHLHVHGAFIDIRLANDSLDSSSTLYDLATFSTPKFYLGQSMVQMMRKFPNVRELKCRLLESEESTGESNAIAEMGFLTQLESLKLTLGNVTAHHIEFRLPLNLKQLTLEYFPWNMISTIKEIHNLEVLKILQPADGVEEWDMEDMEEEEIFPKLKFLKLESLQTETLTLQLIEVRGCLRFTGDFVRDIKEQQLEQEGGHVATAVECYVNEYGVTKREAFDEFNKQVANAWKDINGECLNSNAVPMAVLERVVNLAKVINLLYKDEEDWYTHSATKLKDTITTALIDPIPMCK; from the exons ATGCAGTTGGACATGCTTTCCATTGTGGGGATGCCTGGGATAGGTAAGACAACTCTGGCACAAAAGGTTTACCATGATCCTTCAGTTACATCTCACTTCCATGTTCGTGCTTGGTGTTGTATCTCTCAAACATATAGCAAGCGAGATCTGTTGTCTGAGATTTTGGCTTGCATTGATCAGAAAGCTCAATTTTCTGAGATGAAGGAAGATGATGATTTGGCTGATATAATCCGTAAAAACTTGAAGGGAAAGAAATATCTCATATTTCTGGATGATGTATGGGATATTGAG CTACTTACTGATGACGAAAGCTGGGAATTACTACAGACAAATGTGGCAAATGCTAGAGAAGAAGTCTACCCTCCAGAACTGAATGTTCTTGGGAGGAAAATAGCAAGAAACTGTAAGGGGCTGCCTTTATCAATTGTCATCATATCTGGAATTCTTGCTACTCTAGATCAAGCTGGTTGGGTGGAAGTCTTGAATAGCCTAAGTTCAAACATAGTTTGTGACACGGATCAATGCAAGAGTATACTGGAATTGAGTTACATACATCTACCTGATCATTTAAAGCCATGCCTCCTTTACTTTGGAGCATTTAGAGAAGATCAAGCAATTCCTACCCAGAGGTTGAAGTGGTTATGGATCGCTGAAGGATTTGTTCAGAAGAATGAGTCAAAAAGCCCAGAAGAAATTGCAGAAGGCTATATAACGAGTCTAATTAAGAGAAGCTTGGTTACAGTTGGGAAACAGAGATCTTTAGGCGGGGTCAAGACCTGCCACATTCATGATTTGTTGCATGTGTTTTGCAAGGGAAAAGCCAAACATATAAATTTTCTACAACTGTCTAAGGAGGCGTTTGATGGGCCACACCACCTACGTCGGTTATCATACGGCTCTGATCTCAAGTATATTGCAAAATCAAGGATATTTTTTACCCGTATACGCTCTCTGCTGCTGCGGTGTAATTACTTCAGCAGTAAAGACACGGACTATATgctatcttttgtttttgtcctGAAACTTCTTAGAGTCTTGGATTTGGGAAATACGGAGATAGGCTATACTTTCCCAAGTGAATTATGCTTGCTTGTTCATTTGAGGTACTTGGCAGTAAAATTTCAAGGCCGTAAGCTGAAGATCCCATCCTCACTTGCGAACCTTTCAAACTTGGAAACTTTACTTCTGACGGTACATTGTTTTGACAGAGCACATTGTTTACTGCCTGATGCTTTGTGGAACATGCAGAAATTGAGGCATCTCCATGTGCATGGTGCTTTCATTGATATTAGGTTGGCCAATGACAGCCTTGACAGCTCCTCCACTTTATATGATTTAGCCACCTTTTCCACTCCAAAGTTTTATCTGGGGCAAAGCATGGTACAGATGATGAGAAAGTTTCCAAATGTTCGTGAACTGAAATGCCGTTTGCTAGAATCCGAAGAATCTACTGGGGAGAGCAACGCCATTGCGGAAATGGGCTTTCTGACTCAACTAGAATCACTAAAGCTGACTCTAGGTAATGTGACAGCACATCATATTGAATTTCGTCTCCCCTTAAATCTTAAACAGCTGACCCTTGAGTACTTTCCTTGGAATATGATTTCCACAATAAAAGAAATACATAATCTTGAGGTTCTTAAAATACTTCAACCAGCTGATGGAGTAGAGGAATGGGACATGGAAGACATGGAAGAAGAGGAAATCTTCCCTAAACTCAAATTCTTGAAATTGGAATCCTTGCAGACA GAAACATTAACTCTTCAATTGATTGAGGTGCGTGGATGTCTACGCTTTACTGGAGATTTTGTTCGAGATATCAAGGAACAACAG CTGGAGCAGGAAGGAGGACATGTGGCCACAGCTGTTGAGTGCTACGTGAATGAATATGGGGTTACAAAGCGAGAGGCATTTGACGAGTTTAACAAACAGGTAGCCAATGCTTGGAAAGATATTAATGGAGAATGCCTCAATTCAAATGCAGTGCCTATGGCCGTTCTTGAGCGAGTTGTGAACCTTGCAAAGGTCATAAATCTGTTATACAAAGACGAAGAAGATTGGTATACCCATTCTGCGACCAAGCTCAAGGACACCATTACCACTGCGCTTATAGATCCAATCCCAATGTGTAAGTGA